A genomic stretch from Canis lupus familiaris isolate Mischka breed German Shepherd chromosome 15, alternate assembly UU_Cfam_GSD_1.0, whole genome shotgun sequence includes:
- the LOC475367 gene encoding fatty-acid amide hydrolase 1, giving the protein MMPGVAWLLVLLLLALLGAALRSWQRAPARSKIPRAQKRRVEALQRMEALARRLREQEPSLDPRPILELPLDRLVQKLRDEELSLESVLCSYLEEALKVHQEVNCLTDFLDECEEQLQALKKLKKTERGLLYGVPITLKDPYNCKGHDSTCGLAQFLEKPAAKDGVIVKVLKAQGAIPFVKTNIPQTLFSAECSNPIYGQTLNPLRLKKSPGGSSGGEGVLFAQGGSILGMGTDTGGSIRIPASFCGVCGLRTTGYRLSYSGVASAIKGQKSVTSVAGPMARDVESLVLCLRALLSEDMHRLDPTVPFMPFREEIYSSNQPLRIGYCESDGFTQPSPSMARAMRLTSRLLQDAGHQVIPFSIPRIEYAVKHLFVGGLFADGGATLLEKLEGDIVDPCMKTMINQLRLPDLLKCFLAWILKYIEPRASQNLEEMRGVRTPKKLWERHNAVEEYRQEFIARWRSLDLDVLLTPAVDPAFDVGYSGKALDSFSYLHLYNVLNFPIGVVRVTSVTPQDEEDLAFYKGYYGDSSDTYFREALQGSVGLPVAVQCIALPWEEELCLRFMKEVETLVKNHREPE; this is encoded by the exons GAGCCGTCCCTGGACCCCAGGCCCATCCTGGAGCTGCCGCTGGACAGGCTGGTCCAGAAGCTGCGGGATGAAGAGCTCAGTCTGGAGAGTGTCCTCTGTAGCTACTTAGAGGAG GCGCTGAAGGTGCACCAGGAGGTGAACTGCCTGACGGATTTCTTGGACGAGTGTGAGGAACAACTGCAGGCATTGAAGAAACTCAAGAAGACTGAGAGAGGCCTTCTGTATGGGGTCCCCATCACCCTGAAGGACCCCTACAACTGCAAG GGCCATGACTCTACGTGTGGCCTGGCCCAGTTCCTGGAGAAGCCAGCGGCCAAGGACGGGGTCATTGTGAAAGTGCTGAAGGCCCAGGGAGCTATTCCCTTCGTTAAGACCAACATCCCCCAGACACTGTTCAG CGCTGAGTGCAGCAACCCCATCTACGGACAGACTCTGAACCCTCTGCGCTTAAAGAAGTCACCGGGGGGCTCCTCGGGGGGCGAGGGAGTCCTGTTTGCACAAGGGGGTTCCATCCTGGGCATGGGTACTGACACCGGAGGCAGCATCCGCATACCAGCCAGCTTTTGTGGTGTCTGTGGCCTCCGGACAACAGGATACCGTCTCAG CTACTCCGGAGTTGCCTCTGCTATCAAGGGCCAGAAATCAG tGACCTCGGTGGCTGGCCCCATGGCCCGGGATGTGGAGAGCCTGGTGCTGTGTCTGCGAGCCCTGCTAAGTGAAGACATGCACCGACTGGACCCCACTGTGCCTTTCATGCCCTTCAGGGAGGAG ATATACTCCAGTAACCAGCCCCTTCGAATTGGCTACTGTGAATCAGATGGCTTCACCCAGCCATCTCCGAGCATGGCCAGGGCCATGAGGCTTACTTCCAGGCTGCTCCAGGATGCAGGACATCAG GTCATCCCCTTCTCCATCCCCCGCATAGAGTATGCTGTCAAACACCTGTTCGTGGGGGGTCTGTTTGCTGATGGAGGAGCCACCCTTCTGGAGAAGCT TGAAGGAGACATTGTGGACCCTTGCATGAAGACAATGATCAACCAGCTCCGCTTGCCAGACCTACTCAAGTGTTTCTTGGCCTGGATCCTGAAGTACATA GAACCCCGAGCTAGCCAGAATTTAGAAGAGATGCGTGGGGTGAG GACTCCCAAGAAGCTGTGGGAGCGGCACAATGCAGTGGAG GAATATCGGCAAGAGTTCATAGCCAGGTGGAGGTCCTTAGACCTGGATGTGCTGCTGACACCAGCTGTGGACCCTGCCTTCGATGTAGGCTATTCTGGCAAGGCATTAG ATAGCTTCTCCTACTTGCACCTGTACAACGTCCTGAACTTCCCTATTGGCGTGGTGCGGGTCACCAGTGTGACGCCGCAGGACGAGGAGGACCTGGCCTTCTACAAGGGATACTACGGAGACAGTTCTGACACGTATTTCCGGGAG GCCTTACAAGGATCCGTGGGACTCCCCGTGGCAGTGCAGTGCATTGCTTTGCCATGGGAAGAGGAGCTGTGTCTCCGGTTCATGAAGGAGGTGGAGACCTTGGTCAAGAACCACAGGGAACCAGAGTGA